A DNA window from Enterobacter cloacae subsp. cloacae ATCC 13047 contains the following coding sequences:
- a CDS encoding Gfo/Idh/MocA family protein, which translates to MIRFAVIGTNWITRQFVDAAHETGKLKLTAVYSRSLEQAQAFANDYLVEHLFTSLDEMAQSDAIDAVYIASPNALHFPQTRLFLSHKKHVICEKPLASNIEEVEAAIQCARDNQVVLFEAFKTASLPNFLLLQQSLPKVGKVRKAFINYCQYSSRYQRYLDGENPNTFNPAFSNGSIMDIGFYCLASAVALWGEPHGVTATASLLESGVDAHGVVVLDYGDFSVTLQHSKVSDSVLPSEIQGENGSLVIEKISECQKLSFVPRGGKAQELTQPQHINTMLYEAEVFARLVEDNEVNHPGLAISRTTAKLQTEIRRQTGVVFPADGVSTEAIA; encoded by the coding sequence ATGATACGTTTCGCAGTCATTGGTACGAACTGGATCACGCGCCAGTTCGTCGACGCCGCCCACGAAACCGGCAAACTTAAGCTCACCGCCGTCTATTCCCGCAGCCTTGAACAGGCGCAGGCCTTCGCGAACGATTATCTGGTTGAACATCTGTTCACCTCGCTTGATGAGATGGCGCAAAGCGACGCCATTGACGCGGTCTATATCGCCAGCCCGAACGCCCTGCACTTCCCGCAAACCCGGCTCTTCCTCAGCCACAAAAAACATGTCATTTGCGAGAAGCCGTTGGCCTCGAATATCGAGGAAGTGGAAGCCGCCATTCAGTGCGCCCGCGACAACCAGGTGGTGCTGTTCGAAGCGTTCAAAACCGCCAGCCTGCCGAACTTCCTGCTGCTACAGCAGTCTTTGCCGAAGGTGGGCAAAGTGCGCAAAGCCTTTATTAACTACTGTCAGTACTCGTCGCGCTACCAGCGTTATCTGGACGGCGAGAACCCGAACACCTTTAATCCGGCCTTCTCCAACGGCTCGATTATGGACATCGGTTTCTATTGCCTGGCCTCTGCGGTTGCCCTGTGGGGCGAGCCGCACGGCGTAACGGCCACTGCCAGCCTGCTGGAGAGCGGCGTGGATGCACACGGTGTCGTGGTGCTGGATTACGGTGATTTCAGCGTCACGCTGCAGCACTCCAAAGTGAGTGACTCCGTCCTGCCAAGTGAAATTCAGGGTGAAAACGGATCGCTGGTTATCGAGAAGATCTCCGAATGCCAGAAGCTGAGCTTTGTGCCACGCGGCGGTAAAGCGCAGGAGCTGACGCAGCCTCAGCATATTAACACTATGCTCTATGAGGCAGAGGTCTTCGCCCGTCTGGTGGAAGACAACGAAGTGAATCACCCGGGGCTTGCGATAAGCCGCACCACGGCGAAGCTGCAAACGGAAATCCGTCGCCAGACCGGCGTGGTTTTCCCGGCAGACGGCGTGAGTACTGAAGCTATCGCGTAA
- a CDS encoding NADPH-dependent 2,4-dienoyl-CoA reductase, which yields MSRYPSLFAPLDLGFTTLKNRVLMGSMHTGLEEHPDGAERLAAFYAERARHGVALIVTGGVAPAPSGVGMEGGAVLNDASQLPHHRIVTDAVHSEGGKIALQILHTGRYSYQPNLVAPSAIQAPINRFKPHALSHDEVLALIDDFARCAALAREAGYDGVEVMGSEGYLINEFLAARTNQRDDEWGGDYARRMRFAVEVVRAVRERAGADFIIIFRLSMLDLVEGGGTFDETVQLAQAIEAAGATLINTGIGWHEARIPTIATPVPRAAFTWVTRKLKGKVSVPLVTTNRINDPQVADDVISRGDADMVSMARPFLADAELLSKAQSGRADEINTCIGCNQACLDQIFVGKVTSCLVNPRACHETKMPVLPVDKSKRLAVVGAGPAGLAFAVNAASRGHSVTLFDAAGEIGGQFNIAKQIPGKEEFYETLRYYRRMIELTGVDLRLNQWVSAPDLLDYDEVILASGIAPRTPAIEGIDHPKVLSYLDVLRDKAPVGENVAIIGCGGIGFDTAMYLSQPGEATSQNIAEFCVEWGIDTSLSQSGGLRPEGPQLPKSPRQIVMLQRKASKPGEGLGKTTGWIHRATLLSRGVKMIPAVSYQKIDDDGLHVTIGGEPQLLRVDHVILCAGQEPKRDLADPLREAGKTVHLIGGCDVAMELDARRAIAQGTQLALVI from the coding sequence ATGAGCCGCTACCCGTCGCTATTCGCCCCCCTCGATCTGGGGTTCACAACGCTCAAAAACCGCGTGTTGATGGGCTCAATGCATACCGGGCTGGAGGAGCATCCGGACGGGGCCGAGCGTCTGGCGGCCTTTTATGCCGAGCGCGCGCGCCACGGGGTGGCGCTGATCGTCACCGGGGGTGTGGCTCCCGCGCCATCAGGCGTGGGGATGGAAGGCGGAGCGGTGCTTAACGATGCGTCACAGCTGCCGCACCATCGCATTGTGACCGATGCCGTTCACAGCGAAGGCGGTAAAATTGCCCTGCAAATCCTGCATACCGGGCGTTATAGCTATCAGCCCAATCTGGTGGCACCGTCGGCCATTCAGGCACCGATTAACCGCTTCAAGCCGCATGCCCTCAGCCACGATGAAGTGCTGGCGCTGATTGACGACTTCGCCCGCTGTGCGGCGCTGGCGCGTGAAGCGGGCTATGACGGCGTCGAGGTAATGGGCTCCGAGGGCTATCTGATTAACGAATTCCTCGCCGCCCGCACTAACCAGCGTGACGACGAATGGGGTGGCGATTATGCGCGACGTATGCGCTTTGCCGTCGAAGTGGTACGCGCCGTGCGCGAACGTGCGGGCGCTGACTTTATTATCATCTTCCGCCTGTCGATGCTGGATCTGGTGGAAGGCGGCGGGACGTTTGACGAGACCGTCCAGCTGGCGCAGGCGATTGAAGCCGCCGGTGCCACCCTCATCAATACCGGGATTGGCTGGCACGAGGCGCGCATCCCGACTATCGCCACGCCGGTACCGCGCGCGGCATTCACCTGGGTTACGCGCAAGCTGAAAGGCAAAGTGTCTGTTCCGCTGGTGACCACTAACCGTATTAACGATCCGCAGGTGGCGGATGATGTCATCTCACGCGGCGATGCCGATATGGTGTCGATGGCGCGTCCGTTCCTGGCAGATGCAGAACTGCTTTCCAAAGCGCAAAGCGGGCGTGCGGATGAGATCAACACCTGCATCGGCTGTAATCAGGCCTGTCTGGATCAGATCTTCGTCGGGAAAGTGACCTCCTGCCTGGTTAACCCCCGCGCCTGCCATGAAACCAAAATGCCGGTGCTCCCGGTAGACAAATCAAAACGCCTGGCGGTTGTCGGGGCGGGCCCCGCGGGGCTGGCGTTTGCGGTAAATGCGGCGTCGCGCGGGCACAGCGTGACGCTGTTCGATGCCGCAGGCGAAATTGGCGGGCAGTTTAATATTGCCAAACAGATCCCCGGCAAAGAGGAGTTCTATGAAACGCTGCGCTACTACCGCCGGATGATCGAGCTCACGGGTGTGGATCTGCGGCTCAACCAGTGGGTAAGTGCGCCAGATCTGCTGGATTACGACGAGGTGATCCTGGCAAGCGGGATCGCCCCGCGCACGCCTGCGATCGAGGGTATCGATCATCCTAAGGTGCTGAGCTATCTCGATGTGCTGCGCGATAAAGCGCCGGTTGGGGAAAACGTGGCCATTATCGGCTGCGGTGGGATCGGCTTTGATACCGCCATGTATTTAAGCCAGCCGGGCGAGGCCACCAGCCAGAACATTGCCGAATTTTGCGTGGAATGGGGCATCGACACCAGCCTGAGCCAGTCCGGCGGCCTGCGCCCGGAAGGGCCACAGCTGCCAAAAAGCCCACGGCAGATCGTCATGCTGCAGCGTAAAGCGAGTAAGCCGGGTGAAGGACTGGGGAAAACAACCGGCTGGATCCACCGCGCCACCCTGCTTTCGCGCGGCGTGAAGATGATCCCGGCGGTGAGCTATCAGAAGATCGACGACGACGGCCTGCACGTCACGATCGGCGGTGAGCCACAGCTGCTGCGCGTGGATCATGTGATTTTATGTGCCGGGCAGGAGCCAAAGCGCGATCTGGCGGATCCGCTGCGTGAGGCAGGTAAAACGGTGCATTTGATCGGCGGATGCGATGTGGCGATGGAGCTGGATGCGCGGCGGGCCATTGCGCAGGGCACCCAGCTTGCACTGGTTATTTAG
- a CDS encoding YgjP-like metallopeptidase domain-containing protein → MNQLTYLQGYPEHLLSQVRTLIAEQKLGAVLEKRYPGTHDVATDKALWQYTQDLKNRYLKSAPPINKVMYDNKIHVLKNALGLHTAISRVQGGKLKAKAEIRVATVFRNAPEAFLRMIVVHELAHLKEKEHDKAFYSLCCHMEPQYHQLEFDTRLWLTHLSLKSNAQ, encoded by the coding sequence ATGAACCAGCTGACTTATCTCCAGGGCTACCCGGAGCATTTGCTCTCCCAGGTACGCACGTTAATTGCCGAGCAAAAACTGGGGGCGGTGCTGGAAAAACGTTATCCCGGCACGCACGATGTCGCGACCGATAAGGCCCTCTGGCAGTATACGCAGGATCTCAAAAACCGGTATCTGAAGAGTGCACCACCCATCAATAAAGTGATGTACGACAACAAGATCCACGTGCTGAAAAACGCGCTCGGCCTGCATACGGCCATTTCACGCGTCCAGGGCGGTAAGCTAAAAGCAAAAGCCGAGATCCGCGTCGCCACCGTCTTTCGCAACGCACCGGAAGCCTTTCTGCGGATGATCGTGGTGCACGAGCTGGCGCACCTGAAGGAAAAAGAGCATGACAAGGCGTTCTATTCCCTGTGCTGCCATATGGAGCCACAGTACCATCAGCTGGAGTTTGATACCCGTTTGTGGCTTACGCATTTATCGTTAAAGAGTAATGCGCAGTAG
- the rlmG gene encoding 23S rRNA (guanine(1835)-N(2))-methyltransferase RlmG, which yields MSHLDNGFRSLNLKRFPETDDVNPLQAWEAADEYLLQQLDDTEIRGPVLILNDAFGALGCALAAHTPYSIGDSYLSELATRENLRHNDLDESSVKFLDSTADYPQAPGVVLIKVPKTMALLEQQLRALRKVVTPETRIIAGAKARDIHTSTLELFEKVLGPTTTTLAWKKARLINCTFSAPELADAPETLSWKMEGTDWTIHNHANVFSRTGLDIGARFFIEHLPENLEGEIVDLGCGNGVIGLTLLAKNPQASVVFSDESPMAVASSRLNVETNMPEALDRCEFMINNALSGVEPFRFNAVFCNPPFHQKHALTDNVAWEMFHHARRCLKINGELYIVANRHLDYFHKLKKIFGNCVTIATNNKFVVLKAVKLGRRR from the coding sequence ATGAGCCACTTAGACAACGGTTTCCGTTCACTCAACCTTAAACGTTTCCCGGAGACGGACGACGTTAACCCGCTTCAGGCGTGGGAAGCGGCGGATGAATATCTGCTGCAACAGTTGGATGACACTGAAATTCGCGGCCCGGTTCTGATCCTGAATGATGCCTTCGGAGCGCTGGGCTGCGCCCTGGCGGCGCACACGCCTTACAGCATTGGCGATTCATACTTAAGCGAGCTGGCGACGCGTGAAAACCTGCGTCACAACGATCTCGATGAATCCAGCGTGAAGTTCCTCGACAGCACCGCAGACTACCCGCAGGCGCCGGGCGTGGTGCTGATCAAAGTGCCAAAAACCATGGCGTTGCTGGAGCAGCAACTGCGTGCATTACGGAAAGTCGTCACGCCAGAGACGCGCATCATCGCGGGCGCGAAGGCGCGTGATATTCATACCTCAACGCTGGAGCTGTTCGAGAAAGTGCTGGGCCCGACCACCACGACGCTGGCCTGGAAAAAAGCGCGCCTGATCAATTGTACCTTCAGCGCGCCGGAACTGGCTGACGCGCCAGAGACGCTGAGCTGGAAGATGGAAGGCACCGACTGGACCATCCACAATCACGCGAACGTCTTCTCACGTACCGGCCTTGATATCGGCGCACGTTTCTTTATTGAACATCTGCCGGAAAATCTGGAAGGGGAGATTGTGGATCTCGGCTGCGGTAACGGCGTGATTGGCCTGACGCTGCTGGCAAAGAACCCACAAGCCAGCGTGGTCTTCAGCGACGAATCGCCAATGGCGGTGGCGTCGAGCCGTCTGAACGTGGAAACCAACATGCCAGAGGCGCTGGATCGCTGCGAGTTTATGATCAATAACGCGCTGTCCGGCGTAGAGCCTTTCCGCTTCAACGCCGTGTTCTGCAACCCACCGTTCCACCAGAAGCACGCCCTGACGGATAACGTCGCGTGGGAGATGTTCCACCATGCGCGCCGCTGCCTGAAAATCAACGGCGAGCTGTATATTGTGGCGAACCGTCACCTGGACTACTTCCACAAGCTGAAGAAGATTTTCGGTAACTGCGTCACCATCGCCACCAACAACAAGTTCGTGGTGCTGAAAGCGGTGAAGCTGGGACGTCGTCGCTAA
- the lsrK gene encoding autoinducer-2 kinase encodes MSYLLALDAGTGSVRAVIFDLLGNQVAVGQAEWQHLSVENVPGSMEFDLNTNWRLTCQCIHQALDRAHLSAADIQSVACCSMREGIVLYDRNGEAIWACANVDARASREVAELKEIHDNQFESEVYDVSGQTLALSAMPRLLWLAHHRPDIYRKAATITMISDWLAAKLSGELAVDPSNAGTTGMLDLFSRDWRPALLDMAGLRADILSPVKETGTVLGAITKEAAQQSGLREGTPVVMGGGDVQLGCLGLGVVRAGQTAVLGGTFWQQVVNLPQVRTDPEMNIRVNPHVIPGMAQAESISFFTGLTMRWFRDAFCAEEKLIAERMGMDTYSLLEEMASRVPAGSHGVMPIFSDAMHFKQWYHAAPSFINLSIDPEKCNKATLFRALEENAAIVSACNLAQISRFSGVNFESLVFAGGGSKGALWSQILSDVTGLPVRVPEVKEVTALGCAIAAGAGAGLFADMATTGERLVKWSREFTPNPQLRALYDGMMQKWQAVYADQLGLVDSGLTTSMWQAPGLVRSPSPRPSP; translated from the coding sequence ATGAGTTACCTTTTAGCGTTAGATGCAGGGACAGGCAGCGTGCGTGCCGTTATTTTCGATCTGCTGGGCAACCAGGTTGCCGTGGGTCAGGCCGAGTGGCAGCACCTGAGCGTGGAAAATGTGCCGGGCTCGATGGAGTTCGACCTCAATACCAACTGGCGGCTCACCTGCCAGTGCATCCACCAGGCGCTGGATCGCGCGCACCTGAGCGCGGCGGATATCCAGTCCGTCGCCTGCTGCTCCATGCGCGAAGGGATTGTGCTGTATGACCGCAACGGTGAGGCCATCTGGGCCTGCGCCAACGTCGACGCCCGCGCCAGCCGCGAGGTGGCCGAACTCAAAGAGATCCACGACAACCAGTTTGAATCCGAAGTGTACGACGTTTCCGGCCAGACCCTGGCCCTGAGCGCCATGCCGCGTCTGCTGTGGCTGGCGCACCATCGCCCGGATATCTATCGCAAGGCTGCCACTATTACCATGATCAGCGACTGGCTGGCGGCGAAGCTCTCCGGCGAGCTGGCGGTCGATCCATCAAATGCGGGCACTACGGGGATGCTGGATCTCTTCTCCCGCGACTGGCGGCCAGCGCTGCTGGATATGGCCGGGCTGCGCGCCGATATCCTCTCTCCGGTGAAAGAGACCGGCACCGTGCTGGGCGCTATCACTAAAGAGGCCGCGCAGCAGAGCGGCCTGCGTGAAGGCACCCCTGTGGTGATGGGCGGAGGCGACGTGCAGCTGGGCTGTCTGGGGCTGGGCGTGGTCCGCGCCGGGCAAACGGCGGTGCTGGGTGGTACTTTCTGGCAGCAGGTGGTCAATCTGCCGCAGGTGCGCACCGATCCTGAGATGAATATTCGCGTAAACCCGCACGTCATCCCCGGTATGGCGCAGGCGGAGTCGATCAGCTTCTTCACCGGCCTGACTATGCGCTGGTTCCGCGACGCCTTCTGCGCGGAAGAGAAGCTGATCGCCGAACGTATGGGGATGGACACCTATTCCCTGCTCGAGGAGATGGCGAGCCGGGTGCCCGCGGGTTCGCATGGCGTGATGCCCATCTTCTCCGACGCGATGCATTTTAAGCAGTGGTACCACGCCGCCCCGTCGTTTATTAACCTCTCCATCGACCCGGAAAAGTGCAACAAAGCGACGCTGTTCCGCGCGCTGGAAGAGAACGCAGCGATCGTCTCGGCCTGCAACCTGGCGCAGATCTCACGTTTCTCCGGCGTTAACTTCGAGAGCCTGGTGTTTGCCGGAGGCGGGTCGAAGGGGGCGCTATGGAGCCAGATTTTAAGTGACGTCACCGGTTTGCCGGTGCGCGTACCGGAAGTGAAAGAGGTGACGGCGCTGGGTTGCGCCATTGCCGCCGGAGCCGGGGCCGGTCTGTTTGCGGATATGGCCACCACCGGCGAGCGGCTGGTGAAATGGAGCCGCGAGTTTACCCCGAACCCGCAGCTCCGGGCGCTGTACGATGGCATGATGCAGAAGTGGCAGGCGGTGTACGCCGACCAGCTCGGGCTGGTGGACAGCGGGCTGACGACGTCAATGTGGCAGGCGCCGGGGCTGGTGCGTTCCCCCTCACCCCGCCCCTCTCCCTAA